The window CCCAATACTTGCGATACTTACTTCTGTTCCCGCAAGCTTCTCAGCAATTTTGCCAACATAGCCGTTAACCTTTTCCCAAACAAATCTCCATCGCGTATATTCCAAACAGTGAATACTGATTGATTTGGGGGTAACACGAATTAACCATTCAAGAGAGCCATCTGGCTTGAAACGACGCAATTCAATCCCCCCAATTTTCAGCGGAGTTGTTGTGGGTTGGGGTGGTTCCAAGCCTTGAGCAGAAATAGTATATTCAACAACCTCTATTAGGTTGCTGGAAGGGAAGTCGTCCGTCAATTCTGAACGTAGTGGCAGCAAGCGTTCAATACTCGCACTAAAATTCGGAAGAAATTCAAAAAACAATACCATCTCAACGATTGCGTGCGCTTTATAGATCGGCTCAAAGCGACTGGCGGACATAATATTAAACCTCTTAGTTTGCTAATGTTGAAAGCCGGAACAATATTTGCACCTAGTCAGCTCTAACACTACTCTATACGTGGCCAGTGGAGGAAGGCAAGCATTTGCCACCGATGCAAGCTCTGACGAAGGGAAATCGGAATTGGCCCCAAGCGAAAAACTGTCCTTTCCAACAGCTTTACCCCGAAAGCGTATCGCCATCCGTTCACTCAAAAAATTTTCCCCCAACAAAAGTTGAACCGATTTCTCGAATTGGCTTACTGGCCTCACTATCCTTATAAATCAAGGAAAATTGGCTTACTTAGTGGGGTTAAGAGTCTAAAGGTAGAGTTAAGGAATGTTACCATTCCACCCCTCTCTTCCGAAACCGGACGTGGAAATTTCTCTTCATCTGGCTACTCAACGTGTTTCCTTTTGTTATTATTGGACTTCTTACATACTATCTAAGGCAGTCTTTTCATTGTGGGAGTGTCGATGTAGCAGTTGTAGGTTCTTCCACTCATCTTTGCCACCTAGAGCTCTGGGGATTTTTTAGCCTACTTCCAATACATCGCATTCTTGAAAATGTAGTCTGCCCCAAGGACATTTACCCTTTTGTTGCTTCAGCAACTTAGCCTTACGACTAGGCATTTCAGGGTTGTTCCCTAGCGTTATACTTCAGGGACACTTGTCGCCCCCTGAAAGAGGGTACTTCATTTAGAGCTAAGATGTCTACCTGGAGTGCTGGTAATCTATATTTTTCTGATGCCGGCCTATGAAATCCCATAAAAAAAACCTTTCCCAACGTGACACCGGCCTCTTTAGACTCACCAAATCTTGAAGTCCCACCGGCCCCAGGAGTCCCACCAGCCCCCCAGCACCCATCGGCACTTTTATAGCCACCGGCACTTTTATAGCCACCGGCACTTTTATAGCCACCGGTCCCCCCACCATCCACAGGCCATCCTGCATTCACAGGCACTCCAGGCGGACACCGGCCTGTTTACGTTCAGGAGCTTCTCTGGGTTCACCGGCCCCAAAAGCATCCATCTGCTCCTAAAAACCCACCGGCCCCTAAAAGATCCCCCGGCTTCCAAACATCCATCTGTCTC of the Ancylothrix sp. D3o genome contains:
- a CDS encoding HNH endonuclease, whose amino-acid sequence is MPRALGGKDEWKNLQLLHRHSHNEKTALDSM